Genomic window (Sediminispirochaeta smaragdinae DSM 11293):
CGGACAGGTCCACCATATGGGTTTCTGCAGACGGTGTTTTTACCTTTAATGCAGTAATCACTTTCTCGACATCATTCTTGATTTTTCCCTTGTGCAAGACGCCATGCCTGCGGTATCCGTCCATATTTGCTATTGTTATGTTGTCCTTCACACTCAGCCCTGGAAAAATACCGTTGTACTTTCGTTCCTCGGTAAGCAAAGCAAAACCGTTTTTTATTGAATCCGCAGGAGACTGGTTGTTGCAGAGGCTTCCTCTGAGCTTTATTTCTCCGGTTTCTCGTTTTCGATAGCCAAAGAGGCCTTCCACAACCTCGGTCCGCATCGACCCTTCAAGTCCTGCAATTCCGAGAATTTCCCCTGCCCTTAGGGAAAAGGAAACATCTTTTACCAATGGTGAATAGGTTAAACTGAGGTGCGATACCTCCATGAGGACACTGCCTGGTTTATTTATCTTCTTTGGAAAACGATTATTGAGTTTGCGGCCTACCATAAGCGTGATGATGTTGCCAATATCAACTTCGGTGATAGGTTCAGTTGCAATCCATTTCCCGTCTCGCATTACCGAAACTTCATCGGCGATACTGAAAATTTCTTCAAGCTTATGCGATATATAAATTATTCCGCACCCTTTTTTCCGCAGTTTTTTTATTACCCTGAATAAGTGAGCCACTTCCTTCTCCGAAAGCGATGAAGTCGGCTCATCCATCACAATTATCCTGGCGTTGTAGGAAGATGCCTTGGCTATCTCCATCATCTGTCGGTCCGAAACAGAAAGCTTTTCAACCTTGACGAGGGGATCGATATTAATTTCAAGTTCTTCAAAAATTCTTTTGGTCTCTCTGATCATCTTTTCTTCGTCGATAACAAGGGGGTTTTTCATGGGAAATCGC
Coding sequences:
- a CDS encoding sugar ABC transporter ATP-binding protein, whose amino-acid sequence is MDSNPVLLRIKKISKSFPGVQALDKVDLAVRQGTVHALVGENGAGKSTLMKCLFGIYHADEGTIELEGKKVGFENPKQALDHGITMVHQELNQVGRLRVIDNLWLGRFPMKNPLVIDEEKMIRETKRIFEELEINIDPLVKVEKLSVSDRQMMEIAKASSYNARIIVMDEPTSSLSEKEVAHLFRVIKKLRKKGCGIIYISHKLEEIFSIADEVSVMRDGKWIATEPITEVDIGNIITLMVGRKLNNRFPKKINKPGSVLMEVSHLSLTYSPLVKDVSFSLRAGEILGIAGLEGSMRTEVVEGLFGYRKRETGEIKLRGSLCNNQSPADSIKNGFALLTEERKYNGIFPGLSVKDNITIANMDGYRRHGVLHKGKIKNDVEKVITALKVKTPSAETHMVDLSGGNQQKVLFGRWMLTSPDILLLDEPTRGIDVGAKYEIYQLIIELANEGKGVVMISSEMPELLGVTDKILVMSNGNVAGIVNTKETNQEEILKLAAKYL